The nucleotide window CTGCTAATTTTCAGTTTAATTTGAAGAATCCACCCAAAGCACCCATACCCATGTCACACCTATTTGATATGGGTAAACTAAGGATCCAAATTGAGAGGTTCCCATTAAACAAAGTCACGGAAaaaaatatactccctccgttctaatttatgtgaacctgtttgactggacacggagtttaagaaaaatgaagacttttggaatgtATGGTCCTAAACAAGTGAAAAAAGGGCCCGGAATATtggtggttataaaagcttctcattaagggtagaattgtaagtttaagctaaattgtttctaaatttagaaaggggtcattctttttggaacggaccaaaaaggaaataggttcacataaactggaacggagggagtatcagATAAGCAAAATTACAATGGGGGATAGCGTGACTTTGGGTATTTCACCCTTCTTAGTTGAATGGTCTAATTTGTCTGAATATCCGGAAGATACTGGAAGAGGACTTACACTCAACTTTACCCCGATcttcattttttaaagaaaataaaatttattaacATTTTGAAATCTTCCACGCTTCATTGCACAAAAGAAATAGAGCATCTATATTTCACTTTctcttttcttcactttttaaaACTGTGTTAAGCATTCATGCTCTTCATTATcaatttcataacttctttttCATTTAGTATCCAACAGTTCTATATATAAAAATGGATGGTATAGTTTTTATCTTCCCGTGAGGAAAGCTGCAAGAGTTCAAGGTGTACAAGCCTTCATTGTGTATTAATATTAACTACAACGTCCGATCTTCCACAAATACCCCAACCCCTTTTCTGATGGAATAAAATGTAAGAGTTGACCAATGAATAACATGTACTAAAGGAAAAGGAACATGATCATGTTGAAGTCAAAGAGACACGAACAGAATCAGGTACAAACAAAAGGCATctcggtgcacaaagcatcccgcgtTCACGCAGGATCCGAGAAAGGGCCGCACCAAGGGGTGTGATATAGacaacctaccctaatgcaagcattagtagCTGCGTCCACGGCTCGAACCAGTGACTTATAGGTCATaaggagacaactttaccgttgctccaaggatCCCTTCAAAATCAGGTACAAACTGAGGGGGGAAAGATGTTGCGGCTAAAACCATTTCTGTCAACATATTCAAAGAACTCATAAGTGTCAACTGAAGGAGCGGAGGACACGTGTAGCTTGACAAGAGGAAAATATTATTCTGCAGGGATGTTCATACGGTGGGAAGAATGCTCTGCATGTGTGAATAAAACCAAGAAGTGCCAGGGACCGAAGATGATTCTGATGAATTTTATACAATAAAGAGTGATGCTCTTGATTTAGAATAATTGGTAGAAAGGAATGCAACATGCGTGGTCGATGAAATATTTCAACCATCAGAACAATGGACACTAGGGAAGTTATGGGTGACATCAAACGGGACTAAGTTGTGGGATATGCAAATTAATGGCCCAGAAGGACCAGAGATGCACAGAAGATAGTGAACAACCGATGAAGAAACTCTAGCAGACAAATAGAGGGAACAGAACAAGTAATGGTTCATTATCTACATGCTACCCGTAGTCTTAAGCCAGAAAAGAAAAGCACCAGCTATTAGTATTACAGTACAATTATTCAGACAATATCTTAGATATACAGGACAAAGTAGCTAATGCATAATTAGCATAAAACAATAGAATCTTTTAGCTGTAAAATGACCAAATTCAGCGAATTCACAACAATCAAGGTTTAAACactgattttattttaataacattTAAGCCCTCAAGCACCAATTTTATAGACTCAAAATACGTCAAACCATCTGACATCTAATCTTCAAAAAGCAATACAATTCCATATTACTACTCCCTGTAATCCATTTTATGCGGCAGAAAACTCTTTAATATTAAAAcatctcattttacccttaacaAGACGCTCTTACAACCACAGAAATGCCATAGcatgtttaagaccacaagttgTAGCGATACATTTGTAGCAAAAGCCTTTCTTGAACTATGTGGCCAATCAAACACCTCCATataaaataaaatggagggagtatttAAAAGGCACACTCTAAACATTAAGCAGTAATTCAACTCagaaaaaataaaccaaaagctTCCAGAAACTAACATTATAGCTAGATATACCAGGCTCGAAACATTCTCTTTTTTTGACCCAGCCTGATCTAAACACTTTCATCCTAccttttcaaattagaaaagttcATGGAGATGCAACTTCACTAATCAGGTGTTAATGGAACCTGACATTGTAGAAACATTCAGAAAATGTGTTCTCCCACTACAAAAAAAGTAGTATGGACAAAAACCTTTGACCATTGTGCAGATGTTTGATAATACAAGGCTCTCTTGGTGCTTTTCCTTGCATTCTTCCATTCAATTAACTCACGAATGATAACTAATGGTAAAGATCCTCAATCTCCAACCATAAGAGCGGAGGTCCAAGTAACCAAGGatagaatgtttaaaaggccacCGTCGAGCTCTTAGTTAGGGCAGTTTAGCAACTGGGATTtactaaatttaaaaaaaaaaaattacattaaaaaaaGGTTCTTCCACTCAATAAATTTGAGTTAAAGTATGATCAACCTTCTCTTCTAGATCTATAAGTTATCCAGTTCTCTAATGAACAGATTGTTTAAGCTATATGCCACATCAATCAATTTGTATTTCTTGGATGCATATCAAGCACATTGTATAGGATTACTATGTGACTTAAGAAACAGTACCATGTGAATTTGCAATGTTATTTACTACTAGGTTCCTTGATTTTTACTTCTGCAAGAGTTATTTCAAGGGAACAGGTCTAAACCTCATAGCAGTTCATGGATAACTTAGTATGCTAGAGCACAAAGGCATCATAACAAACCATGTGATACTTGCATGTGCCATTTGACACTTCGAGTTATACTGAGTGGACCATCAACTGTGTGGATCATATTTCCCTATGGGTTTGATCATTTTTTCCAATTCAGTTGAAAGTTTACTTGAAAACCGTTGGAACCCCCAAACTGATCCACAAATGTACCCTGTTACTGAGAGCTTTAAGTCACCTTGAAAGAGGGAAGGTGGCACCATATAAGCTGGTATAGTACACCATCACCAGGAATCATTTTAAGGCCAATTAACCAGAAATCCTAAAAGAATCAACAAAGACCGCAATCTTCAAATCCACCGACCAGTAACTGAGAGAGAGGAAGACAGATCTTCATTCCCATTACTAGTAACTACATATAAGCTTCCTGCTGCTACTTTTTCTGAGCATGCAAAGCTTGACATGCTTGATTTTAATAAAAACGCAAAGCAAATGATCAAGAAATTCCTAATTAGCAAGTTGTTCTGCAATTTTCTATCATATAGCAGCTACCTAAAGATTCCTTCAATTCAATCCTTCTCAATTGCACAGGAAATTCTCTTGGAAAGCAATTACCCAATAAGTTAAGAGTACTTTGTATAAGGCAAGAAGTTAAGAGTTCAAAGTTAGCAACAATCTTCCACTCACGAAGTGAGGCTTCTTCCCAGTAAATGCAGATGTCTACAATATGTTTCAGGAGCTAACACAACTATTGTTATTAATTGCTTAGCAGacgaaatatttatgagtttaaccAAGGTAGAATATCCAAAAGAAACCTTCATGGTCCATATAGCTTTAAAATTCTGAAAGCAATCAGCTgattatcaaaaatattgaccagGACACAATGCTATACTCATATAGGGTGCCAAACTAATTACTCTATCAAATCACATTCTGGTTGGGCAAGATTAGGCCTGTCTGATGGACTAAGTCATGTCTCAACAGCGGCATGTTCAATAGCTCCACTGGACCAAATATCTCTACATGTGTTCATAGTATTTGACGAGTTAAGATGGCACATAAAGTACAAAAACCTTGCAAGTTCCATATAGTTTTAATTTCTGAGAGCAACCAGCtgattataaaaaatatttaccaAGACACGATGCTATACACATATAGAGTGCAAAACAAATTACTCAATCAAATCAGATACTAATGCACTATCTCTGAGCATAGAGAATGGACAATACCTGTGTCGTCCACCGGCATTGTCTCGAAACCTGTCATCGTGCATGTAAAACGCTCCAGCAGTGGGCACTGCAAAGGGTTCATTCTCTTTCTTCTCCTCTTCCTCCCCCGGCAGCACATTATTCTCATTGCCATCAGCAATCCCTTGACCTGACCCTGTTCCTTCGCCCACAACCACCTTCACTCCATCAGCACCCTCCGCTACTGCCTCAACCTCGTCCGTAACACTTTCCTCATGACCATCGCCAACAATTCCACCAGCTTCCTCGTACTCATCCTCCTCGTCCTCCCCGTACTCTTCATCAtcgtattcttcttcttcttcttcgtcataATCGGCAGCAGCGCCTTGTCCCTCCGATTCGCCATCAGATTCAACCCTCCGATGGGAATTTTCTCTCTCCTCCGGTTCCCTTTCTTCCTCCTCCTCGTCATCGCTCGCCTCTCTCCTCCGCATCTTCAACGACAACTTCGCTTCTTCCGGGTCGCTCTCGTACTCCGCTTCTGCTTCTCCCGCACTCGCCATTTTTCAACTGCTAAATCTCGCAACAGTTCACACCAAAAGCATAAAAGAACGAAATTTTTATAAACAATAAACTAAAATTTTGAAGAATCGGGGATTAATAAATAAAGGTTGAGGTTTTGGGGTGTGATCTGAATCTTTTGTAGAGTTAGATTAGGGGCAATTGAAAACCCTAGAATTTTAGATGGTGGATTAATTCCGGTACCCACCCAACCCCCAGTCGATTATTTTGTGGATATTTTTACACGTTATTCCTCAAACGATGTGTGTCGTCAGCATATTATATGTAGGGGAAGTCGTCTTACATTCCCGTTTGGGATTCGGATTCTGATTCGGGTTGGACCGTGGACTTGCTGCTCTCCTATTATAGCTAAGGTCGGTGGTCAATGGTCATTTAGCCGTTGGGTTTCTGTTTTCCTTCTCTCTTTCAGGAACAATATCTtcctctatttatttattttaaaacagtaaaagatatttgTATTAAgtcaataaatataaaatattttacatatacaatttatttattttttatcgaTTTTTAGTTACGTATAACTATCGATGATGCAGATAAGCATTTACATATTTTTGTTATACAAACTTTTACTCTATCTACTTTATTTTATATAGTACCTTAGAGGTTAAGACTTTTACATGAGGTTTTAAACTATTTTTGTTATACAGTTATGTTATTTATACAtacaaaattaattttaaataattgAGAAATTTATGTTCGCAGTGAGATTAAAAGTTAGATGATTTGATTCTCATTCTCCAAATGTTTTCATCTTTTTTATGATAGATAGCTTTTTGCTAATTGTTAAAATACCGATAATTTGGTTCTTTCTTTTGATAACAAGAGTATTGTTTTGACTATTGATATCATTACAATAATTGATTTTCTGACTTAATGAGACTTGTCAAGGAAAGCAAAATACCGATTCAACAATATAGGTCTTATATATAGAGGtataatttaagatttgaagtttATAGTTTTTCTTGATCATCACAACTTAATATACAACAATAATATGTTTCACACTCTCACTCACTCACTCACTTACACAGAATTTTCTTCTGAGAAAGTATAACAGATGATATAGCTGAACAACAGTTaatattttgaatttaatttaaagaattttCCTTTTAGAGAGCTGAATAAGGCAATAAGATTTTTCAGACAAAACTATGGcaatgaactttaaaattctgGCATtggaattattattttttaacggGGTCAAAATATAAACGGTAGCACTAAATGGGGTGAAGTGGTTGAAATTTTATCCTCGCTTTGCCCAATGGGCAGAACTTTAAGTTTTGAAAAACATTGTCTCTCGCTTTTTTTATGGCAACACTTTTAACTTTTAACCTTAAAACTTTGTATATAGAGCAAGCATAGGTCAAAAGTTAAACATCACCCCCAAAAAATCATACTTCTGGAAAATTTTGCATTAAATGATCCTAGTTATGCAAATCTTCCTTGCGAATATTCTCGAAGAAAGAGAGATTGGGCTGTGtaacataaaaatagaaaatgcaTAATGATATGGGCCTGGACCGTTGAATGCCCAGATGACAGGGAGCGAATAGCGTGACCACTCAATCGAGACTTTTATGTTTAGGAATTTTCATAAACCACTATAGTTTAGACCctaataattatattttacttaattattatttatagcTACTATTCAATTGTTACTAATTTGTATTCAAACATGCAACGAATATAGCCTATGTTAACTGTATTCGTTTGCGTAACGAATATAACTTGTATCAACTGTATTTGTTCGCGCAATTATATTCATTCGTACAACGAATACAATATGTATCAACTATAATCAAGGCGAATTATAAGGGCGTATACAAAAGATACACAACTAGtgtcaatgtatatgtatttaTTGCGCAAAGAATACAACTAAGGTGAAATACAGAAAAATAGAATATTCTTATTGAGATTCAAACTCAATATCTTCCCTAGTTAAGTGGACGCTCTAACTAATTGAGGTAGATCAAAACAATCAATCACTTATATTATaaatttgctataaaattcaaatataccTTCTAACGATAAATTGAGGAAAATTTCCACCTACTAATAGAGAATTGGAGGACACGTATGTGAGCACTAAATAGAGAtcatggctctgcacaaaaacTCACCAAACATAGCACTAACGCCACTCACAATTCATAACTCCCCCACTGCTCTATCCCTATAATAAACCTTTCATTCTTTAATTGGGCAGGCACACTTACAATATCTTTCTttcatctcatcatcatcatctcttGGCTATAAGAGTATAACACGCTCatcaaatttatcaaaaaaaCATAGGTCAATTGACTTATTTTATAGTGCAAATGAACCCAACAAAaagaatatttgttagtttgccAGCATATAAAAGTTTAAACTCTGATATAAATACACGTTTAGTGCTTTTTGGGCAGGTAATGCTCccaatatttttataatatagtcACATCTATCTCTCTTACATCCTCGCTGTACACAATTATGGTTGATAAAATGATTGTTTTAGGAAACACAACCCTCAAAAGATTAAAAGGAAGGTCAAAATTTGTCATATAAAATAGTATGCAGAGTTCAATAGCACCTGCTCTGAAACAGAAgtcatataattttatttttttcacacaaaactcataaaattttcaCTAACTCACATAAAAATCATGGTAACCGAAAAACATAATTTTTtggtattattttcttattccagatatttttagtttttattttcagtctaataaaCAATAAGCCaattaaaatagaagaaatatatatttGTAGCCACTCTAAGAAATAATAGacgataaaatatatattttatatacgtgtgtattatatacatataGTATACCTATTCTATATAGATTGGCTAGCAAATGCTGTTAGTTTCAGCCGACCAATACCATATACATAGAAGgattcacttttagtattatttttatatatggCTACTGTGTCAGATGGGCTGGGTCGGGTCGGGTTGagtcatttatattttaattgacttattatttattagactgaaaagaaaaaaattggaataagaaaatactacagaaaaatagtatttttcggtcactatgatttttgtgtgaattAATGAAAGttgtatgatttttgtgtgaaaaaataaagttatatgactttaATGTAAAACGGTCATAGTTGTACAATCATTTGTGAAATTTATCCAAACTTTAAGATATCCGAATTAAATGGTTTGAGAAAAGAATGGTCATGTGAGTCTTATAGCACCAGTTGAAGTTCCCAGACCCCAATATAGTTTAGCCATATGAAATTCCACGCCATATCATGACAACGCCCTAATTGCCGAAATTTGTCAGCAGTTTTTCATacttttttccttatttggtattaagaaggaaaaaataattaactctaaacaagtactttctctctttttttgtccTTGTTGACAGTCTTTCCTAAATTAATTGAACCATATGCAAAGACAAAAAACAATCACATGTAAATCCAACTTCATTCAGCCCCACCAAATTCTCAACGGATCTTATTTgcccaccaaaaaaaaaaaaaatcacatgtAAACCCAACTTTGCACCAAATTCTCAGTTGACCTTAAGTTGTGTTTACATCGACGATATACAATTTCTTTAGCGATAGTATAACTTATAAAAGCAagttagttattatttttatcaggTTATCAATAACTATTATAGAGATTTACTTGTAATTGTCTTGAAGCCaccactaatacttgcattagggtATACTATTTGCATCACACCTCTTGGGGCGGCCTTTCACTGGACTCTGCGTGAACGCGGGATGCCTTTTGCACCGAACTTGCTCTTTTACTTGTAATTATCTTATAAATAACGTGATtgcgtgaatattatttttacaaTGTTACTCAAAAAAGTTAAATTCATACTCAATGCCAATATCCATGAATCTAGCTAATACCACCACCATTACTACTACAATAATTAATCACAGCCCAAGTGTCTGTGTTCTTTTGGCTCATTGCTTAccctattttttatatatattttggctCATTGCTTACCCTTCTAAACACTATATATATGCGTGGCCACTTCAGGCCAAAATATAGTTGAAAAAAGGGAGTAAGAGAGAGTATGGAATCAATGAAGTTAAGGGCATTTGTTATAGCCATAGTGTTTTTGGGATTGTTTGTAGGGCAATCTAGTGCATCATTCAGTGATTGCTATACTAGATGCTTCATCTTCTGTATGATTGACCCTTCTCAAACTGTATGCAAATGCACTACCAAATGCTTGAAACAATGCATCTTCAATTCAGATTCTGGTAATTCTGTTTCTACCAATAGTATTCAACATAAAGCAGACAGTAGCAACCTTAACTTCTGCAAATTGGGTTGTGCCTTTTCTACCTGCTCCACTCTCAGCAAAAAACATCAACCTAGTAAGTATTTCCTCATTTTTGGTTATGAATGTTACAGTATAAAATTTTTACAGGaagtgtgacctataggtcacgggttcgagccgtgaaatcaGTCATGGATTCTTGTGTTAGGTTAGGTTGCCTACATCACATGTCCTTGAGTTGTAGTCAGAGGCGAACCCAGGATTTGAGTGACGCGGGGGCACCACCGCTTTTAGATATGCCAATTACCGGTGGCAAAGTTTGACGTACTAATTCTTTGAAAACATAATGATTATGATACatatcaagaaaataaaaattcaatATTTACTAACATAACTAATTTGGTACTAACATAAAATTATTCGCTCATACTTGAACTCGTTGTAATCATAATATATGTAAACTGTGCAAAGTTTGAACTTTAATGTGTAAATTTTTGTATAAAATATCTCAATGTGATTCTAGCTAATTAGATGTTAATTAGTTAAATGTTTAGGTATCACTAattaaaattgagaaaatatatatctTGCTGATGCATAGAAAATCATAAGCCACTTGTAAATTTCCATATGGAAAACACACATCAAATTGTtcaagttattttgcattttactatCTTCAAAAGGTAAACTTTATTAATAATTATGTGGATCCAACTTCACTctcattcttgtaaaaataatatgtTTTACTTCCCCATCAAGTTCTTTGATTTACCTCTTTCAATTTTCCTCCCAGATGAATAGGAGATAAAACTTTTAAAGAAAGATAAAGTTCTAAACAAGGTGaatttgaaaaagaataaaatatattaatactaaactaattcaaaaagataaaagaaaaaataaaccaGTTAACTACTTAGGGAGTAGTAGTAAGGTAACAAAAAGGAGTAGTAAGTATTGTATTCCATGGCAAGAGCAAAGTTGCACTGTATGCTATTACCAGTCCTACAGCGTAGCTTTCATGTTTTGAGGGGGCCAAGGAAAATATATGGGGGTCCTCACTATACATATAGTTATTTATAATAGATATACACAGGATTTTTTTCGAGGCTAACGGGTCCCGTTACCCCTTAACCCCTAGTGTAGGTCCGCCTCTGGTTGTAGCCCTTTCCTCGACCATGCATGAACGCGGGATATTTCGTGCACTAGAgtgctttttattttttaaaaatgtcaACAAAATTATTTCTCTggcttatcttttttttttttctctgcaTTCATTAATTTTTTCTTGTCTCTGTAGATGGTGAAAAGATGGATGATTGTGTGGGATCCTGTTCAAGAAACTGCACCAAGAGCTACTCCTCACCATAGAAGTGGCAATATTAGTGGCAACACTACTGCGTACTTTCATTTTGTGGGATTTCACTATcctctttttatatttttgatttttcttgtttttcctcaCTCTCTTTTTCACAGTTAAAGTATGCAAAATCAATCTACAAAAGAATGTGTTTCTTGTTGATTTTGTAGTGTAAGTTGGTCATCTTCTTACTGATCTTGTAATTAACTGCTTCCCTGAAAACAAGGGTTGTGTATCGAAGAATTACAGTATTCTCCACTGATGATTTGTCTGCATTTCTTAAGTTGAGTGAATGCAGTTTGTTTTTGTTGGTTTGTGACGACAATTTATCACATGTAATCAATTATTAGTAGTATTCTTTATTGTATTGTTGTCTTCGCGTGCTCGTGAATGGGGTTTAGTTCATCCCTTTTCCACTATCTCAACAAGATCTGTTCGACAAAAGTTCAACTCTAATATATGTGGGATTTATGGGTGCGCATATCAAATGAAGAAAATTGCCTATCCATACCCGTGAACCACGGAATGCAAAAGCAATAAAGAGCTAATGATTGCACGTGAAGAAAGGAAGATGTATAACTCTATTCACTTCTTGATCGTTACTGAAGGAGAAATCTGTTCTTTTACGGATCAAGCAGACAGACATGATTATTTTTCTTGACGAAAAGAAGAGCGAAAAAGTTACTTTCACCATCTGAGATAGATAGGATCCTTCCACTCGAGTTCGAGCCTGATAGGAAACTTACTCCTTGGCATTAACTCAAGACTTGATAGGGATTACTCTTTGGCACTAAATCCGAATTAACCTAAACTCCAATACGGTATAGAATACCATACTGActtctttcctttttaaaaacTATCACAATCTAAACACAACTGAATTCGCCTTCTACAAACTCTTTTATAACTtccaacttttaaaaaaaaacacaacTTTAATCCAAATTATGTCAACCGGTCACAGTGTTTCATGTGTGAAAATTAACCAGTTGTCATCAACTTAGTTAACCGGGTATAAACTGAGACAGGACCATAATGTGCCAAGCAACCAAACGGAATTGATAATCTTTCTGCAATCTACACTAATAATAGCAGCTTCGACCCAACAAaagcacaaaaataaaaatagacaataGAAGCCTAAACTCGCATAAAGTCAagtatctttttttcttttgatattgGAGAAATCCCAGTGGACTATCGGCCTGACTCGAGTTGCGCACAGGGAATTTCTCAGATATCAAAAGAAATGTCGGTGAGTATGGACTCACCCTCTACACTTCTCCCAGCTCAAGTATCAGGCTTTATTCGCGGCAGGGTTCTAACATGTGATATGCCTCTAACCACACATCACATGTTTCGTCCTTACCAATGAACCATACCCTTAGAAGCTTGTCAACTAAAGTTACTGAACAGCTTCGCGGAGAGAAGGCAACACAGAAGGGCAATAATGCCTCAGTACATcccaaaaaaaagagaggaaatgaATTTAAAGTTGCTCGGTCAAGGTCTACAACAGATGAACGGCACAATGGATATAGTAAACTCTGCTATGTAGGATTACAAGTCTCTTACCTCTCAGACAAAACATTCCCTCT belongs to Nicotiana tabacum cultivar K326 chromosome 6, ASM71507v2, whole genome shotgun sequence and includes:
- the LOC107824287 gene encoding thionin-like protein 2, coding for MESMKLRAFVIAIVFLGLFVGQSSASFSDCYTRCFIFCMIDPSQTVCKCTTKCLKQCIFNSDSGNSVSTNSIQHKADSSNLNFCKLGCAFSTCSTLSKKHQPNGEKMDDCVGSCSRNCTKSYSSP